A single region of the Bacteroides luhongzhouii genome encodes:
- a CDS encoding dipeptidyl-peptidase 3 family protein: MKKHLILMTVAATLFTSCGGSKTTTAEADKFDYTVEQFADLQILRYKVPGFEELTLKQKELIYYLTEAALEGRDILFDQNGKYNLRIRRMLEAVYTNYQGDKTTPDFKNMEVYLKRVWFSNGIHHHYGTEKFVPDFSQEFLKQAVLGIDAKLLPLAKGQTAEQLCAELFPVIFDPAIMPKRVNQADGEDLVLTSACNYYDGVTQKEAESFYSAMKDPKDETPVSYGLNSRLVKENGKLEEKVWKVGGLYTQAIEKIVYWLKKAEGVAENEAQKAVITKLIQFYETGNLKDFDEYAILWVKDLDSRIDFVNGFTESYGDPLGMKASWESLVNFKDVESTHRTEIISSNAQWFEDHSPVDKSFKKEKVKGVSAKVITAAILAGDLYPATAIGINLPNANWIRAHHGSKSVTIGNITDAYNKAAHGNGFNEEFVYSDAEIQLIDAYSDLTDELHTDLHECLGHGSGKLLPGVDPDALKAYGSTIEEARADLFGLYYVADPKLVELGLLSSPDAYKAQYYTYLMNGLMTQLVRIEPGNTVEEAHMRNRQLIARWVFEKGAADKVVELAKKDGKTYVVINDYQKVRELFGELLAEIQRIKSTGDFEGARSLVENYAVKVDPALHAEVLERYKKLNLAPYKGFVNPKYELVTDENGNVTDVTVSYDEGYVEQMLRYSTDYSPLPSINN, encoded by the coding sequence ATGAAAAAACATCTGATTTTAATGACAGTGGCCGCTACGCTTTTTACATCGTGCGGAGGAAGTAAAACAACAACTGCTGAAGCAGACAAATTTGATTATACAGTGGAACAATTTGCTGATTTACAGATATTGCGTTATAAAGTTCCCGGATTTGAGGAACTGACGCTGAAACAGAAAGAACTGATTTATTACCTGACAGAGGCTGCTCTGGAGGGAAGGGATATTCTGTTTGACCAGAATGGAAAATATAATTTGAGAATCCGTCGGATGCTCGAAGCAGTATATACAAACTATCAGGGAGATAAAACAACGCCTGATTTTAAAAATATGGAGGTGTACCTGAAAAGGGTATGGTTCTCCAATGGTATCCATCACCACTATGGTACGGAGAAATTTGTGCCCGACTTCTCGCAGGAGTTCTTGAAACAGGCTGTACTCGGTATAGATGCCAAGTTGCTGCCGCTAGCGAAAGGGCAGACTGCCGAACAACTTTGTGCCGAACTGTTTCCGGTGATTTTCGATCCGGCAATCATGCCAAAACGGGTAAACCAGGCAGATGGCGAAGATCTTGTTTTGACTTCTGCTTGTAACTATTATGACGGAGTGACGCAAAAAGAGGCGGAAAGTTTTTATAGTGCCATGAAAGATCCGAAAGACGAAACACCGGTTTCTTATGGACTGAACAGTCGGTTGGTCAAAGAAAACGGAAAGTTGGAGGAGAAAGTCTGGAAAGTAGGCGGACTCTATACACAGGCAATAGAGAAGATTGTTTACTGGCTGAAAAAAGCGGAAGGCGTAGCAGAGAATGAGGCACAAAAGGCCGTTATTACCAAGCTGATTCAATTCTATGAAACTGGCAATCTGAAGGATTTTGATGAATATGCCATTCTCTGGGTGAAAGATCTGGATTCACGAATCGATTTTGTGAATGGATTTACTGAAAGTTATGGTGATCCGTTGGGGATGAAAGCGAGCTGGGAATCTTTGGTGAACTTCAAGGACGTGGAGTCAACACACCGCACGGAGATTATCAGCAGCAATGCGCAGTGGTTTGAAGATCATTCTCCGGTAGATAAATCTTTCAAGAAAGAAAAGGTAAAAGGAGTATCGGCAAAAGTGATTACTGCCGCTATCCTTGCCGGTGACCTTTATCCGGCAACAGCTATCGGTATCAATCTGCCGAATGCTAACTGGATTCGTGCTCACCACGGTTCTAAATCGGTGACAATCGGAAATATAACAGATGCTTATAATAAAGCCGCTCACGGAAACGGATTCAACGAAGAATTTGTTTATAGCGATGCGGAAATACAACTGATCGATGCCTATTCTGATTTAACGGATGAACTGCATACGGACTTGCACGAATGTTTGGGACACGGTTCCGGTAAGTTACTGCCGGGGGTAGATCCTGATGCTTTGAAAGCATACGGCTCTACCATCGAAGAGGCGCGTGCCGATTTGTTCGGATTGTATTATGTGGCTGATCCCAAGCTGGTGGAATTGGGACTTCTCTCTTCTCCCGATGCTTATAAAGCTCAATACTATACTTATCTGATGAATGGTCTGATGACGCAGTTGGTACGTATCGAACCGGGAAATACTGTGGAAGAAGCTCACATGCGCAACCGCCAGTTGATAGCCCGTTGGGTATTTGAGAAAGGGGCTGCTGATAAAGTGGTGGAATTGGCGAAGAAAGACGGAAAGACTTATGTGGTTATCAATGACTATCAGAAGGTACGCGAACTTTTCGGCGAATTGTTGGCTGAAATTCAGCGGATCAAATCGACAGGCGACTTTGAAGGTGCCCGTTCATTGGTAGAAAACTATGCCGTAAAAGTAGATCCGGCTTTACATGCAGAAGTCCTTGAACGTTATAAGAAGTTGAATCTGGCTCCTTATAAAGGTTTTGTGAATCCGAAATATGAACTGGTGACAGATGAAAACGGAAACGTTACGGATGTCACAGTTTCCTATGATGAAGGCTATGTGGAACAAATGTTGCGTTACAGCACTGATTATTCTCCGCTGCCTTCCATAAACAACTGA
- a CDS encoding helix-turn-helix domain-containing protein, protein MSDLENKKTEETPKKRPYNLREKKEKKAAYRSLIRPELADELYDKILNIIVVQKKYKDPDYSAKDLAKELKTNTRYLSAVVNSRFGMNYSCLLNEYRVKDALHLLTDKRYADKNVEEISAMVGFANRQSFYAAFYKNVGETPNGYRKKHLENKK, encoded by the coding sequence ATGAGTGATTTAGAGAACAAAAAAACGGAAGAAACTCCGAAAAAACGTCCCTACAATTTGAGGGAAAAGAAAGAAAAAAAGGCTGCATACAGGTCTTTGATTAGACCGGAATTGGCAGACGAGTTGTATGACAAGATCTTGAATATCATCGTTGTACAGAAGAAGTACAAGGATCCTGATTATTCAGCTAAGGACTTGGCGAAAGAATTGAAGACGAATACTCGTTACCTTTCTGCAGTAGTAAACTCACGCTTTGGCATGAACTATTCTTGCCTGTTGAATGAATACAGAGTAAAAGATGCTTTGCATTTATTGACTGACAAACGTTATGCCGACAAAAATGTGGAAGAAATTAGTGCCATGGTTGGCTTTGCAAATCGTCAATCTTTTTATGCTGCATTTTACAAAAACGTGGGTGAGACTCCTAATGGATATCGCAAAAAACATCTCGAAAATAAGAAATAA
- the recQ gene encoding DNA helicase RecQ — protein MRETLKTYFGYDSFRPLQEEIIHHILNKQDALVLMPTGGGKSICYQLPALLCEGTAVVVSPLISLMKDQVETLLANGIAAGALNSSNDETENANLRRACIEGRLKLLYISPEKLLAEKDYLLRDMNISLFAIDEAHCISQWGHDFRPEYTQMGVLHQQFPQIPIVALTATADKITRQDIIRQLHLNHPRVFISSFDRPNISLTVKRGFQAKEKNKAILEFIHRHRGESGIIYCMSRSKTETVAQMLQKQGIRCGVYHAGLSTQHRDETQNDFINDRIQVVCATIAFGMGIDKSNVRWVIHYNLPKSIESFYQEIGRAGRDGLPSNTILFYSLGDLILLTKFASESNQQNINLEKLQRMQQYAEADICRRRILLSYFGETTTEDCGNCDVCKNPPQRFDGTVIVQKALSAIARTEQQISTGVLIDILRGNYSAEVTGKGYQELKTFGAGRDIPPRDWQDYLLQMLQLGYFEIAYNENNHLKITSSGSNVLFGRTQAALVVIQHEEAVIRKGKKKKVVIAKELPFGAAGGESQDLFEALRGLRKQLADQEALPAYIVLSDKVLHLLCISRPTTIEEFGEISGIGEHKKKKYGKDFVNLIRQFVE, from the coding sequence ATGAGAGAGACTCTAAAGACATATTTCGGGTACGATAGTTTCCGTCCTCTGCAAGAAGAAATCATCCACCACATCCTGAATAAACAGGATGCATTGGTATTAATGCCTACTGGTGGAGGAAAATCGATCTGCTACCAACTTCCCGCACTGCTTTGCGAAGGTACCGCCGTTGTCGTTTCTCCACTGATTTCGTTGATGAAAGACCAGGTGGAAACATTGCTGGCAAACGGCATTGCTGCCGGAGCACTGAACAGCAGTAATGACGAAACCGAAAATGCGAACCTGCGCCGTGCCTGCATTGAAGGGCGGCTGAAGCTGCTTTACATTTCACCGGAAAAACTTTTAGCAGAAAAGGACTATTTGTTGCGGGATATGAACATCTCTCTGTTTGCTATTGATGAAGCTCATTGTATTTCGCAATGGGGACATGATTTCCGTCCGGAATACACACAAATGGGGGTACTCCATCAACAATTTCCGCAAATACCGATTGTCGCACTAACTGCCACCGCGGATAAAATCACGCGTCAAGACATCATACGGCAATTGCACCTCAACCATCCCCGTGTCTTCATCTCCTCGTTCGACCGTCCCAACATCAGTCTGACTGTAAAACGTGGTTTCCAAGCGAAGGAGAAAAACAAGGCCATCTTAGAATTTATCCACCGTCACAGAGGAGAAAGTGGGATTATTTACTGCATGAGCCGGAGTAAAACGGAAACCGTCGCACAGATGTTACAGAAGCAGGGTATTCGTTGCGGTGTTTATCATGCCGGATTATCCACTCAACACCGGGACGAAACACAGAATGATTTTATTAACGACCGCATACAGGTGGTATGTGCCACCATTGCTTTTGGAATGGGGATTGATAAATCAAATGTCCGCTGGGTGATACATTATAATCTGCCTAAAAGCATAGAAAGCTTTTACCAGGAAATAGGACGTGCCGGCCGTGATGGACTTCCCAGCAATACCATCCTGTTTTATTCATTAGGAGACTTAATATTACTAACTAAATTCGCTTCGGAAAGTAATCAGCAAAACATCAACCTGGAAAAGCTTCAACGTATGCAGCAATACGCAGAGGCCGACATTTGCCGACGCAGAATCTTATTAAGCTACTTCGGAGAAACAACAACAGAGGATTGCGGCAACTGCGATGTTTGTAAAAATCCTCCTCAGCGATTTGACGGCACAGTCATCGTGCAAAAAGCATTAAGTGCCATCGCACGTACGGAACAGCAAATCAGCACAGGAGTGTTGATTGATATTCTTCGTGGAAACTACTCAGCGGAAGTAACCGGGAAAGGGTATCAGGAACTTAAAACGTTCGGTGCCGGACGCGACATTCCTCCTCGTGACTGGCAAGACTATCTGCTTCAAATGCTGCAACTCGGCTACTTCGAAATAGCTTATAATGAGAATAATCATCTCAAGATAACGTCAAGCGGAAGCAATGTTCTTTTCGGAAGGACACAAGCGGCATTGGTAGTTATCCAACATGAGGAAGCCGTTATCCGAAAAGGAAAAAAGAAAAAAGTGGTTATCGCCAAAGAACTCCCCTTCGGCGCGGCAGGCGGCGAAAGCCAAGACTTGTTTGAAGCATTGCGAGGATTAAGAAAACAGCTTGCCGATCAGGAAGCTTTGCCCGCCTATATCGTCTTGTCAGACAAAGTGTTGCATCTGCTTTGCATCTCACGTCCCACCACTATCGAAGAGTTTGGAGAAATCAGCGGTATCGGAGAACACAAGAAAAAGAAATATGGAAAGGATTTCGTAAATCTGATTAGACAGTTCGTAGAATAA
- a CDS encoding tetratricopeptide repeat protein, translating into MVRIIIALLFCFPAVAFAQTYQQLSERAIECIEQDSLPQAEELLLQALKLEPKNAKNALLFSNLGLVQRRLGEFDKALESYSFALNFAPLAVPILLDRAAIYMEMGKTDRAYTDYCQVLDEDKQNKEALLMRAYIYVLRRDYPAARIDYNRLLELDPQSYSGRLGLATLEQKEGKFREALDILNKMLAATPEDATLYIARADVEREMKHEDLALVDLEEAIRLDAASADAYLLRGNIYLAQKKKGLAKADFEKAISLGVPPADLHEQLRQCK; encoded by the coding sequence ATGGTAAGAATAATTATAGCTTTGCTTTTTTGTTTTCCGGCTGTTGCCTTTGCGCAAACCTATCAGCAATTGTCTGAGAGAGCCATTGAGTGTATCGAGCAAGACAGTCTTCCTCAGGCAGAGGAACTTTTGCTTCAGGCTTTGAAGTTGGAACCGAAGAACGCTAAGAATGCATTGCTCTTTTCTAACTTAGGGTTAGTTCAGCGCCGTTTGGGTGAGTTTGATAAAGCATTGGAATCTTATTCTTTTGCACTGAACTTTGCTCCTTTGGCAGTCCCTATTTTGCTTGACCGTGCCGCCATTTATATGGAAATGGGAAAAACAGACCGTGCTTATACGGATTATTGCCAGGTGTTGGACGAGGACAAGCAGAACAAAGAAGCTCTGTTGATGCGTGCTTATATTTATGTGCTCCGCCGCGATTATCCGGCTGCGAGAATAGATTATAATCGTTTGTTGGAACTTGATCCGCAGAGTTATAGCGGACGGCTGGGATTGGCTACTTTGGAACAGAAAGAAGGAAAATTCCGGGAAGCTCTTGATATATTGAATAAGATGCTTGCGGCCACTCCTGAAGATGCGACACTCTATATTGCCCGTGCTGATGTGGAACGTGAGATGAAACATGAAGATTTGGCATTGGTTGATTTGGAGGAAGCCATCCGGTTGGATGCTGCCTCGGCTGATGCTTATCTGTTGCGTGGCAATATCTACCTGGCACAGAAGAAAAAAGGATTGGCAAAAGCTGACTTTGAGAAAGCTATTTCATTGGGAGTGCCTCCGGCTGATTTGCACGAGCAATTGCGGCAATGCAAGTGA
- the cysK gene encoding cysteine synthase A: MAKIAKKLTDLVGNTPLMELSGYSGKYGLEQNIIAKLEAFNPAGSVKDRVALSMIEDAEARGALKPGATIIEPTSGNTGVGLAMVATIKGYHLILTMPETMSLERRNLLKALGAQIVLTDGLGGMAASIAKAQELRDSIPGSVILQQFENPANAAVHERTTGEEIWRDTDGEVAVFVAGVGTGGTVCGVARALKKHNPDIYIVAVEPASSPVLAGGEAASHRIQGIGANFIPKLYDASVVNEVIGVPDDEAIRAGRELAATEGLLVGISSGAAVYAARQLSQRPEFKNKKIVALLPDTGERYLSTELFAFDAYPLD; this comes from the coding sequence ATGGCAAAGATTGCAAAGAAACTAACAGATTTAGTGGGGAATACCCCTTTGATGGAACTTTCCGGTTATAGTGGAAAGTATGGTCTGGAACAAAATATTATTGCCAAACTGGAGGCTTTTAATCCGGCGGGAAGTGTAAAAGACAGAGTAGCTCTTTCGATGATTGAAGATGCGGAAGCTCGTGGAGCATTGAAACCCGGTGCAACGATTATTGAGCCGACAAGTGGAAACACAGGTGTAGGGTTGGCAATGGTGGCTACTATTAAAGGGTATCACCTGATATTGACCATGCCCGAAACGATGAGCTTGGAACGGCGGAATCTGTTGAAAGCGCTGGGTGCGCAGATTGTATTGACAGATGGACTGGGAGGAATGGCAGCTTCCATTGCCAAAGCGCAGGAGTTGCGTGATAGTATCCCCGGTTCGGTGATTTTGCAACAATTTGAAAATCCGGCCAATGCTGCTGTTCATGAACGGACAACAGGTGAAGAAATTTGGCGGGATACGGACGGTGAAGTGGCTGTTTTTGTAGCCGGAGTCGGTACCGGGGGAACGGTCTGCGGAGTAGCCCGTGCTTTAAAGAAACATAATCCGGATATTTATATTGTCGCTGTGGAACCGGCGTCGTCTCCAGTGTTGGCAGGGGGCGAGGCGGCTTCACATCGTATTCAAGGTATTGGAGCGAATTTTATCCCGAAGCTTTATGATGCTTCGGTGGTGAATGAAGTAATAGGTGTGCCTGATGATGAAGCGATTCGTGCGGGGCGTGAGTTAGCGGCAACAGAAGGTTTGTTGGTCGGTATTTCTTCGGGAGCAGCTGTGTATGCCGCCCGTCAACTGTCACAACGTCCGGAATTTAAGAACAAAAAAATAGTAGCATTGTTACCTGATACGGGAGAGCGTTATTTGTCGACCGAACTGTTTGCTTTTGACGCATATCCATTGGATTAA
- a CDS encoding LTA synthase family protein — protein MKKRIIQFLTTYFLFVLLFVLQKPIFMVYYHDLYTDASLGDYFRVMWHGLPLDLSLAGYLTAIPGLVLIASAWTNSSILRRIRQGYFGLIAFVMACLFIIDLGLYGFWGFRLDATPIFYFFSSPKDAMASVSFWFVLLGILAMLIYAAILYCIFYWFLIREKKPLKIPYRRQNVSLALLLLTAALFIPIRGGFSVSTMNLSKVYFSQDQRMNHAAINPAFSFMYSATHQNNFDKQYRFMDPKIADELFAEMIDKPVTATDSIPQLLNTQRPNIIFIILESFSTHLMETFGGQPNVAVNMDKFAKEGVLFSNFYGSSFRTDRGLASIISGYPGQPSTSIMKYPEKTDKLPSIPRSLKNAGYSLEYYYGGDADFTNMRSYLVSSGIEKIISDKDFPLSERTGKWGAQDHVLFQRLMKDLKEEKQKEPFLKLVQTSSSHEPFEVPFHRLDDKVLNSFAYADSCVGDFVKQYQETPLWKNTLFVLVPDHQGAYPYPIENPLDGQTIPLVLIGGAIKQPLVVDTYASQIDIAATLLAQLGLPHDEFTFSKNIMNPDSPHFAYFTRPNYFGMITADNQLVYNLDANTVQLDEGTAKGANLEKGKAFLQKLYDDLAKR, from the coding sequence ATGAAAAAGAGAATTATACAATTTCTCACGACCTATTTTTTATTTGTTCTTTTATTCGTTCTTCAGAAACCAATCTTCATGGTTTACTACCATGACTTATATACCGATGCATCTTTGGGTGACTACTTCCGCGTCATGTGGCACGGATTACCGCTGGATTTATCTCTTGCAGGCTATCTGACTGCTATCCCCGGCCTAGTGCTCATCGCTTCCGCCTGGACAAACTCATCCATACTCCGCCGCATCCGGCAAGGATATTTCGGATTAATAGCCTTTGTCATGGCCTGTCTTTTTATCATCGACCTGGGATTGTACGGCTTCTGGGGATTCCGTCTGGACGCCACCCCAATTTTCTATTTCTTCTCTTCTCCCAAAGACGCTATGGCAAGTGTCAGTTTTTGGTTTGTTCTACTTGGAATTCTGGCTATGCTGATCTATGCAGCAATTCTATACTGTATTTTCTACTGGTTCCTTATCCGGGAGAAAAAGCCTCTGAAAATACCCTATCGGCGTCAGAATGTCTCTCTTGCACTCCTTTTACTCACAGCAGCACTCTTCATCCCTATCCGGGGCGGATTCAGCGTATCGACCATGAATTTAAGCAAAGTGTATTTCAGTCAGGACCAACGCATGAATCATGCTGCCATTAATCCGGCATTCAGCTTCATGTATTCTGCCACCCATCAAAATAATTTCGATAAGCAGTATCGCTTCATGGATCCGAAAATAGCCGACGAATTATTTGCAGAGATGATAGACAAACCCGTCACAGCAACAGACAGCATCCCCCAATTATTGAATACACAACGCCCGAACATTATTTTCATTATCCTTGAGAGTTTCTCCACACACTTGATGGAAACTTTCGGAGGACAACCCAATGTGGCTGTCAACATGGATAAATTCGCCAAAGAAGGCGTATTATTCAGCAACTTCTACGGCAGCAGTTTCCGCACAGACCGCGGACTGGCATCCATCATCAGCGGATATCCCGGACAGCCGAGTACCAGCATTATGAAATATCCCGAAAAGACGGACAAACTTCCTTCCATCCCCCGCAGCTTGAAAAATGCGGGATACAGCCTGGAATATTACTATGGAGGAGATGCCGATTTCACCAATATGCGTTCTTACCTGGTATCTTCCGGCATTGAGAAAATTATTTCCGATAAAGATTTCCCTCTGTCCGAACGTACCGGAAAATGGGGAGCACAGGATCACGTTTTGTTCCAACGCCTGATGAAAGATCTGAAAGAAGAAAAACAAAAGGAGCCATTCCTGAAACTGGTTCAGACATCAAGTAGCCACGAACCATTTGAAGTTCCGTTCCACAGGCTGGATGATAAAGTCCTCAACTCTTTTGCGTATGCCGACAGTTGCGTGGGAGATTTCGTGAAACAGTATCAGGAAACACCGTTATGGAAAAACACACTGTTTGTACTCGTTCCCGATCATCAGGGCGCATACCCATACCCGATAGAAAATCCGCTGGACGGACAAACCATTCCGCTGGTTTTAATCGGAGGTGCAATAAAACAACCTCTTGTAGTAGATACTTATGCTTCACAAATTGACATTGCCGCTACCCTGCTCGCTCAATTAGGATTGCCGCATGATGAATTTACTTTCAGCAAGAATATCATGAATCCGGACTCTCCTCATTTCGCGTATTTTACCCGACCGAATTATTTCGGAATGATTACCGCCGACAACCAATTGGTGTACAACCTCGATGCCAATACCGTACAACTGGACGAAGGCACCGCCAAAGGAGCTAACCTGGAAAAAGGAAAAGCGTTCCTACAGAAGCTCTACGATGATCTTGCTAAACGCTAA
- a CDS encoding phosphatase PAP2 family protein has product MIHSEIVQFLSEIDTNIFLSFNGIHSPFWDYFMSSFTGKIIWVPMYATILYILLRNFHWKVVLCYVAAIALTITFADQMCSSIIRPVVARLRPANPDNPIVDMVYIVNGYRGGSYGFPSCHAANSLGLAMFVVFLFRKRWLSIFIITWAILNCYTRIYLGVHYPGDLLVGGIIGGFGGWLFCTIAHKAAIYLEPSTRTKRKEIKQWSVTIYVGLLTVLGIVLYSTIKSW; this is encoded by the coding sequence ATGATACATAGCGAAATCGTCCAATTCCTTTCAGAGATAGATACAAATATCTTCTTATCTTTCAATGGTATACACTCCCCTTTCTGGGATTATTTCATGAGTTCCTTCACGGGTAAAATAATCTGGGTTCCCATGTATGCCACCATATTATACATATTATTAAGAAATTTCCACTGGAAGGTAGTCTTATGTTATGTGGCAGCCATCGCGCTCACGATTACCTTTGCCGACCAAATGTGCAGCAGTATTATCCGCCCGGTGGTGGCACGCCTGCGTCCCGCCAATCCGGACAACCCGATTGTAGATATGGTATATATCGTGAACGGGTATCGCGGAGGAAGTTATGGTTTCCCATCGTGCCATGCGGCCAACTCATTGGGCCTTGCCATGTTTGTAGTATTCCTGTTCCGCAAACGCTGGCTAAGTATTTTCATTATAACCTGGGCAATTCTCAATTGTTATACACGTATATACTTAGGTGTACATTATCCCGGTGATTTACTCGTAGGAGGTATTATCGGAGGATTCGGCGGTTGGCTATTCTGCACTATCGCTCACAAAGCAGCCATCTATTTGGAACCTTCCACCCGCACAAAGAGAAAGGAAATAAAACAATGGTCAGTCACTATTTATGTAGGATTGCTGACCGTACTCGGTATTGTTCTATATTCCACTATTAAAAGCTGGTAA
- the leuB gene encoding 3-isopropylmalate dehydrogenase — MDFKIAVLAGDGIGPEISVQGVDVMSAVCEKFGHKVSYEYAICGADAIDKVGDPFPEATYQVCKDADAVLFSAVGDPKFDNDPTAKVRPEQGLLAMRKKLGLFANIRPVQTFKCLIHKSPLRAELVENADFICIRELTGGMYFGEKYQDNDKAYDTNYYTRPEIERILKVAFEYAMKRRKHLTVVDKANVLASSRLWRQIAQEMAPNYPEVTTDYMFVDNAAMKMIQEPAFFDVMVTENTFGDILTDEGSVISGSMGLLPSASTGESTPVFEPIHGSWPQAKGLNIANPLAQILSVAMLFEYFDCKEEGALIRKAVDASLDENVRTPEIQVADGAKYGTKEVGQWIVDYIKKA, encoded by the coding sequence ATGGATTTTAAAATTGCTGTATTAGCAGGCGACGGTATCGGACCGGAGATTTCTGTGCAAGGTGTAGATGTGATGAGTGCCGTTTGCGAGAAGTTTGGCCACAAAGTAAGTTATGAATATGCAATCTGTGGAGCTGATGCGATTGATAAAGTAGGCGATCCGTTTCCGGAAGCAACCTATCAGGTTTGTAAAGATGCGGATGCTGTTTTATTTTCTGCCGTAGGTGATCCGAAATTTGATAACGACCCTACCGCTAAGGTACGCCCGGAACAAGGCTTGCTGGCGATGCGTAAGAAACTGGGACTTTTCGCTAATATCCGTCCGGTACAGACATTCAAATGCCTGATTCACAAATCTCCGTTGCGTGCGGAACTGGTAGAGAACGCAGATTTTATCTGTATCCGTGAGTTGACCGGAGGTATGTATTTCGGTGAAAAGTATCAGGATAATGATAAGGCGTATGATACCAACTATTATACTCGTCCGGAAATCGAACGTATCTTGAAAGTGGCTTTTGAATATGCGATGAAGCGCAGAAAACATCTGACGGTGGTAGATAAGGCAAACGTGTTGGCTTCTTCCCGTCTGTGGCGTCAGATTGCACAGGAAATGGCTCCGAACTATCCGGAAGTGACAACTGACTATATGTTTGTGGACAATGCTGCAATGAAGATGATTCAGGAACCTGCTTTCTTCGATGTGATGGTAACGGAAAACACCTTCGGTGATATTCTGACTGACGAAGGTTCTGTAATCAGTGGTTCTATGGGCTTGCTTCCTTCTGCTTCCACAGGCGAGAGTACTCCGGTGTTTGAACCGATTCACGGTTCATGGCCGCAGGCTAAAGGACTGAATATTGCTAATCCGTTGGCACAGATTCTTTCCGTAGCTATGTTGTTCGAGTATTTCGATTGCAAAGAAGAAGGTGCGCTGATTCGTAAAGCAGTAGACGCTTCTTTGGATGAGAATGTACGTACACCCGAAATCCAGGTGGCTGACGGTGCTAAATACGGAACGAAAGAAGTAGGACAGTGGATTGTTGATTATATCAAGAAAGCTTGA